The proteins below are encoded in one region of Ricinus communis isolate WT05 ecotype wild-type chromosome 6, ASM1957865v1, whole genome shotgun sequence:
- the LOC8289307 gene encoding callose synthase 1 isoform X3, which translates to MSSRRGSDHQPPQRRIMRTQTAGNLGESMLDSEVVPSSLVEIAPILRVANQVETSNPRVAYLCRFYAFEKAHRLDPTSSGRGVRQFKTALLQRLERENELTMQGRSMSDAREMQKFYRDYYQKYIQALQSAADKADRAQLTKAYQTAAVLFEVLKAVNQTEAVPEEILEAHTKVEEKTKIYVPYNILPLDPDSQNQAIMRYPEIQAAVSALRNIRGLPWPKDYKKRINEDILDWLQSMFGFQKDNVANQREHLILLLANVHIRQFPKTDQQPKLDDRALTDVMKKLFKNYKKWCKYLGRKSSLWLPTIQQEVQQRKLLYMGLYLLIWGEAANLRFMPECLCYIYHHMAFELYGMLAGSVSPVTGEHIKPAYGGEDEAFLGKVVKPIYDTIAEEAKRGKGGTSKHSQWRNYDDLNEYFWSVDCFRLGWPMRADADFFCPPIDGLQLEKDEQKRRVTSNRWIGKVNFVEIRSFWHLFRSFDRMWSFLILCLQAMIIIAWQGSGKLSSIFEGDVFKKVLSIFITSAILNFAQAVIDIILSWKARKTMPFYVKLRYILKVLSAAAWVIILPVTYAYSWKNPPGFGQTIKKWFGNSASSPSLFILAILIYLSPNILSALLFLFPMVRRLLERSNYKIVMLVMWWSQPRLYVGRGMHESSIALFKYTIFWILLILSKLAFSYYAEIKPLVGPTKAIMKVRINRYQWHEFFPRAKSNIGVVIALWAPIVLVYFMDTQIWYAIYSTLFGGIYGAFRRLGEIRTLGMLRSRFQSLPGAFNACLIPVENSEKTKKKGLKATFSRKFNEVPSDKEKEEARFAQMWNKIITSFRDEDLINNREMDLMLVPYWADDDLDLIQWPPFLLASKIPIALDMAKDSNGKDRELKKRLTLDNYMHCAVRECYASFKSIIKFLVLGEKEKLVIDDIFFRVDEYIQNDTLIEELNMSALPTLYDQFVNLIEYLLINKKEDKDKVVILLLDMLEVVTRDIMDDEFPSLLESSHGGSYGKQEEMTLDRQYQFFGMLKFPVTETEAWKEKIRRLHLLLTVKESAMDVPSNLEARRRMSFFSNSLFMDMPTAPKVRNMLSFTVLTPYYDEEVLYSINLLERPNEDGVSILFYLQKIFPDEWTNFLQRVGCNEEDLRASEELEEELRLWASYRGQTLTKTVRGMMYYRKALELQAFLDMATKKELMKGYKAAESSSEEQSKSERSLWAQCQAVADMKFTYVVSCQQYGIHKRSADPRARDILRLMTIYPSLRVAYIDEVEETSKDKSNKMVEKVYYSALVKAGPPTKPIDSSEPVQNLDQVIYRIKLPGPAMLGEGKPENQNHAIIFTRGEGLQTIDMNQDNYMEEAFKMRNLLEEFLQKHDGVRYPTILGLREHIFTGSVSSLAWFMSNQETSFVTIGQRLLASPLKVRFHYGHPDVFDRLFHLTRGGVSKASKVINLSEDIFAGFNSTLREGNVTHHEYIQVGKGRDVGLNQISMFEAKIANGNGEQTLSRDVYRLGHRFDFFRMLSCYFTTVGFYFSTFLTVLIVYVFLYGRLYLVLSGLEEALSTERAIRDNKPLQVALASQSFVQIGFLMALPMMMEIGLESGFRKALSDFILMQLQLAPVFFTFSLGTRTHYYGRTLLHGGAQYRGTGRGFVVFHAKFADNYRMYSRSHFVKGIELMILLLVYHIFGSSYRGVVPYILITVSIWFMVGTWLFAPFLFNPSGFEWQKIVDDWTDWNKWINNRGGIGVPPEKSWESWWEKEQEHLRYSGKRGIIVEILLALRFFIFQYGLVYRLSIIDDTKNFLVYGVSWVVIIVILLLMKAMSVGRRKFSADFQLLFRLIKGLIFVTFVAIFITLIALPHMTFKDILVCTLAFMPTGWGLLLIAQACKPLIQHVGFWGSVRTLARGYEIIMGLLLFTPVAFLAWFPFVSEFQTRMLFNQAFSRGLQISRILGGPRKDRSSKNKE; encoded by the exons ATGTCAAGTAGAAGGGGTTCCGATCATCAGCCGCCACAGAGGCGGATTATGCGGACTCAGACTGCTGGTAATCTGGGAGAGTCAATGTTGGATAGTGAGGTGGTGCCTTCTTCACTGGTTGAGATAGCTCCAATTCTCCGTGTTGCTAACCAAGTAGAGACCAGCAACCCTAGAGTTGCTTATCTCT GTCGTTTCTATGCCTTTGAGAAAGCTCACAGATTAGATCCCACATCTAGTGGTCGTGGTGTTCGCCAGTTCAAAACTGCACTCTTACAACGTCTGGAAAGG GAAAATGAACTTACAATGCAAGGGAGGTCGATGAGTGATGCTAGAGAAATGCAGAAATTTTATAGAGATTACTATCAAAAGTATATTCAAGCTTTACAGAGTGCAGCTGATAAAGCTGATCG TGCCCAACTTACAAAAGCATACCAAACTGCTGCTGTCCTTTTTGAGGTTTTAAAGGCTGTCAACCAGACAGAAGCTGTGCCTGAAGAG ATTCTGGAAGCTCACACAAAGGTTGAGGAAAAGACAAAGATATATGTACCTTACAATATCCTTCCTCTTGATCCTGATAGTCAAAATCAGGCTATTATGAGATATCCCGAG ATTCAAGCTGCTGTTTCTGCCCTCCGAAACATCAGGGGTTTGCCATGGCCAAAGGActacaagaaaagaataaatgaagacATTCTGGATTGGCTTCAATCCATGTTTGGTTTTCAG AAGGATAATGTGGCAAATCAAAGGGAACATTTGATTCTATTACTTGCAAACGTGCACATACGACAATTTCCAAAGACTGATCAGCAACCAAAG TTGGATGACCGCGCTCTAACAGATGTGATGAAAAAACTTTTTAAGAACTACAAAAAATGGTGCAAGTATTTGGGACGAAAAAGCAGCCTTTG GTTGCCAACTATTCAACAAGAAGTGCAGCAAAGAAAGTTACTCTATATGGGTCTTTATCTTCTTATATGGGGAGAAGCAGCAAATTTGAGATTCATGCCAGAATGCCTTTGCTATATATATCATCAC ATGGCATTTGAATTGTATGGAATGTTGGCTGGGAGTGTCAGTCCAGTGACAGGCGAGCACATAAAACCTGCCTATGGAGGAGAAGATGAGGCTTTCTTAGGGAAAGTGGTAAAACCAATATATGATACTATAGCAGAG GAAGCTAAAAGGGGTAAAGGAGGAACATCAAAGCATTCTCAATGGAGAAACTATGATGATTTAAATGAGTACTTCTG GTCGGTTGATTGCTTTCGATTAGGTTGGCCTATGCGTGCTGATGCTGATTTCTTTTGCCCACCAATAGACGGGCTTCAACTTGAAAAAGATGAG CAGAAGAGGCGAGTTACTAGCAATCGATGGATTGGCAAAGTTAATTTTGTAGAAATACGTTCATTTTGGCATCTTTTCAGAAGCTTTGATAGAATGTGGAGCTTTCTTATTTTGTGTTTACAG GCAATGATTATCATTGCTTGGCAAGGATCAGGGAAATTGAGTTCTATATTTGAAGGAGATGTGTTCAAGAAAGTTCTAAGCATCTTCATTACTTCTGCCATACTAAATTTTGCTCAAG CTGTGATTGATATAATTCTGAGTTGGAAGGCAAGGAAGACCATGCCATTTTATGTTAAACTAAGATATATTTTGAAGGTTTTATCGGCTGCAGCATGGGTCATAATTCTACCTGTAACTTATGCTTATAGTTGGAAAAATCCTCCAGGATTTGGACAGACTATTAAGAAATGGTTTGGAAATAGTGCAAGTTCACCTTCTTTGTTCATTTTGGCCATCCTTATTTACTTATCTCCCAACATCCTATCTGCATTGTTATTTCTGTTCCCAATGGTTCGCCGGCTTCTTGAGCGGTCAAACTATAAAATTGTGATGCTTGTAATGTGGTGGTCTCAG CCTCGTCTCTATGTTGGAAGAGGAATGCATGAGAGCTCCATTGCACTTTTTAA GTACACCATCTTTTGGATtctcttaattttatcaaaattggCATTCAGTTATTATGCAGAG ATTAAGCCTCTTGTGGGTCCAACAAAAGCTATCATGAAAGTTCGTATAAACAGATACCAGTGGCATGAATTCTTTCCTCGAG CCAAGAGTAATATTGGTGTTGTGATTGCACTATGGGCTCCTATTGTCCTT GTCTATTTTATGGATACTCAGATTTGGTATGCTATCTACTCAACTTTAtttggaggtatttatggagcCTTTCGCCGCCTTGGTGAG ATTCGGACATTGGGAATGCTGAGGTCTCGATTCCAGTCATTACCAGGGGCTTTTAATGCATGCTTGATTCCAGTGGAAAATAGCGAGAAGACCAAGAAAAAAGGACTGAAAGCCACTTTTTCCCGGAAATTCAATGAG GTCCCATCTGACAAAGAGAAGGAGGAAGCAAGGTTTGCGCAGATGTGGAACAAAATAATCACTAGCTTCAGGGATGAAGATCTGATAAATAATAG GGAAATGGACTTGATGCTTGTTCCATACTGGGCTGATGATGATCTAGACCTCATTCAGTGGCCTCCATTTTTACTCGCTAGCAAG ATTCCAATAGCATTGGATATGGCAAAGGACAGTAATGGTAAAGACCGTGAATTAAAAAAGAGGTTGACTTTGGACAACTATATGCACTGCGCAGTTCGTGAATGCTATGCCTCATTCAAAAGTATCATCAAATTTCTGGTTCTaggggaaaaggaaaaatt GGTTATAGACGATATTTTCTTCAGGGTTGATGAGTATATACAAAATGACACCCTGATAGAGGAATTGAATATGAGTGCTCTCCCGACCCTCTATGATCAGTTTGTGAATCTTATTGAATATTTG ttaataaataagaaagaggACAAAGATAAAGTTGTCATTCTGTTGCTTGACATGCTAGAGGTGGTGACCAGAGACATCATGGATGATGAGTTTCCAAG TTTGCTCGAGTCAAGCCATGGTGGATCTTATGGAAAACAGGAGGAAATGACACTTGACCGACAGTATCAGTTTTTTGGCATGCTAAAATTTCCAGTAACAGAAACAGAAGCTTGGAAAGAGAAA ATCAGAAGGCTTCATCTATTGCTCACAGTGAAGGAGTCAGCTATGGATGTGCCATCTAACTTGGAAGCTAGAAGACGAATGTCTTTCTTCTCCAATTCATTGTTTATGGACATGCCAACTGCACCAAAAGTTCGAAACATGCTTTCATTCAC TGTCCTGACTCCTTACTATGATGAGGAGGTTCTGTACTCCATCAATCTTCTGGAGAGGCCAAATGAAGATGGGGTTTCTATCCTTTTCTACTTGCAAAAAATCTTTCCAG ATGAGTGGACAAACTTTCTTCAACGGGTTGGATGTAATGAGGAAGACCTCAGAGCATCTGAAGAATTGGAAGAAGAACTTCGTTTATGGGCATCATACAGAGGCCAAACATTGACCAAAACTG TACGAGGCATGATGTATTACCGTAAAGCTCTAGAACTTCAGGCCTTCCTTGATATGGCAACAAAGAAAG AATTGATGAAGGGCTACAAGGCTGCTGAATCAAGTAGCGAGGAACAGTCGAAGAGTGAAAGGTCACTATGGGCACAATGTCAGGCAGTAGCTGACATGAAATTCACTTATGTTGTTTCATGTCAACAATATGGAATTCACAAACGATCGGCTGATCCTCGTGCTAGAGACATTTTGAGGCTTATGACAAT CTATCCATCTCTTCGTGTAGCGTATATTGATGAGGTTGAAGAAACTAGTAAAGATAAATCCAACAAGATGGTTGAGAAGGTCTATTATTCAGCTCTTGTGAAGGCTGGTCCTCCAACCAAGCCTATTGATTCTTCTGAGCCAGTTCAAAATCTAGATCAG GTAATATATCGGATAAAGCTTCCAGGACCTGCAATGCTGGGTGAGGGGAAGCCAGAAAATCAGAACCATGCCATTATTTTCACACGGGGAGAGGGATTACAAACAATAGATATGAATCAG GATAACTATATGGAAGAAGCCTTCAAAATGAGGAACTTGCTCgaagaatttcttcaaaaacaTGATGGTGTAAGATATCCAACAATACTTGGATTACGAGAGCATATATTCACTGGCAG TGTTTCATCTCTCGCATGGTTTATGTCAAATCAGGAAACCAGTTTTGTTACTATTGGGCAGAGATTGTTGGCTAGTCCTTTGAA AGTGCGATTCCACTATGGTCATCCAGATGTGTTTGACCGACTGTTTCATTTGACTAGAGGAGGTGTCAGCAAGGCTTCTAAAGTTATCAATTTAAGTGAGGACATATTTGCAG GTTTCAACTCTACATTGCGTGAAGGCAATGTTACTCATCATGAATACATTCAAGTTGGTAAAGGAAGGGATGTGGGACTTAATCAAATATCTATGTTTGAGGCAAAAATAGCTAATGGGAATGGTGAACAGACATTAAGTCGTGACGTTTATAGGCTTGGGCATCGATTTGATTTTTTCCGAATGCTGTCTTGCTATTTCACTACTGTTGGTTTCTATTTCAGTACCTTT TTAACTGTGCTCATAGTCTATGTATTTCTTTATGGCCGCCTTTATCTTGTTCTTAGTGGTCTTGAAGAAGCGCTGAGTACGGAGCGGGCTATTAGAGACAACAAGCCTCTTCAAGTAGCTCTTGCTTCTCAGTCATTTGTACAGATTGGGTTCTTGATGGCCTTGCCAATGATGATGGAAATTGGCTTAGAAAGCGGATTCCGCAAGGCATTAAGTGATTTCATATTGATGCAACTACAATTAGCCCCTGTATTTTTCACATTTTCTCTAGGAACAAGAACTCATTATTATGGGAGGACATTGCTTCATGGAGGTGCACAATACAGAGGTACTGGTCGCGGTTTTGTCGTGTTCCATGCCAAATTTGCCGATAACTATAGGATGTATTCCCGCAGCCATTTTGTCAAAGGGATTGAACTGATGATTCTGCTTCTTGTGTATCATATTTTTGGAAGTTCATATAGGGGGGTAGTTCCATACATCTTGATTACTGTATCAATTTGGTTTATGGTGGGGACATGGCTTTTTGCTCCTTTCCTCTTTAACCCTTCAGGGTTTGAGTGGCAAAAGATTGTTGATGACTGGACAGATTggaataaatggataaataaCCGTGGAGGTATTGGTGTACCTCCAGAAAAGAGTTGGGAATCCTGGTGGGAAAAAGAACAGGAGCATCTTCGATATTCTGGGAAGCGTGGAATTATTGTGGAGATACTTTTGGCATTGCGCTTTTTCATCTTTCAGTATGGCCTCGTGTATCGTCTAAGCATTATTGACGATACCAAAAATTTTCTG GTTTATGGTGTATCATGGGTTGTTATCATTGTGATATTGTTATTAATGAAG GCTATGTCTGTTGGAAGGCGAAAATTCAGTGCAGACTTCCAGCTCTTATTTCGATTGATCAAGGGTCTTATATTTGTGACATTTGTTGCCATATTCATTACATTAATAGCACTTCCACATATGACATTTAAAGACATTTTAGTCTGCACTCTTGCTTTCATGCCTACTGGATGGGGACTGCTGCTG ATTGCACAAGCGTGTAAGCCTTTGATACAACATGTTGGGTTTTGGGGATC